Proteins co-encoded in one Kutzneria chonburiensis genomic window:
- a CDS encoding GNAT family N-acetyltransferase: protein MTPEIRLVDPLAEDVDEHVELHLAVSRVDYPNVAPPTRETVQTRLRSPDIDLGESLAWTARVDGRLAGALGTQLPVDGNEHLSMIRLVVHPDFRRQGIGSRLLHTAAEALRARGRVIGEVSRVESNSPGSRFAAALGFRTVNTSVFQLLEFAEVDPAIWEVPVPLGYRLVRWIGQAPEYLVESYVRARHAIGDAPPGESAFRTPSWTVARLRRLEAGYRSNGIERRVVAAVDSDGDVVGITELDLQSLRPDLAAQRDTAVLAAHRGHGLGQAMKAAMLRWITADRPDLRRVWTSTATANQYMADVNHRLGFATVRRYSVVNRELDGL, encoded by the coding sequence GTGACGCCGGAGATCCGGCTCGTCGACCCGCTGGCCGAGGACGTCGACGAGCACGTTGAGCTGCACCTGGCCGTGAGCCGCGTGGACTACCCGAATGTCGCGCCGCCGACGCGGGAGACCGTGCAGACCCGGCTGCGGAGTCCGGACATCGATCTGGGCGAGAGCCTGGCCTGGACCGCGCGGGTCGACGGGCGGCTGGCCGGCGCGTTGGGCACGCAGCTGCCCGTGGACGGCAACGAGCACCTGAGCATGATCCGCCTCGTCGTGCACCCTGATTTCCGCCGGCAGGGCATCGGCAGCCGGTTGCTGCACACCGCCGCCGAGGCGCTGCGGGCGCGGGGGCGGGTGATCGGCGAGGTGTCCCGGGTCGAGTCCAACTCGCCCGGGTCCCGGTTCGCCGCCGCGCTGGGTTTCCGCACCGTCAACACCTCCGTGTTCCAGCTGCTCGAGTTCGCCGAGGTCGACCCGGCCATCTGGGAGGTGCCGGTGCCGCTCGGCTACCGGCTCGTACGGTGGATCGGGCAGGCCCCCGAGTACCTCGTCGAGTCGTACGTACGGGCCCGGCACGCCATCGGCGACGCCCCGCCCGGCGAGTCCGCCTTCCGCACCCCGTCGTGGACCGTCGCCCGCCTGCGGCGTCTCGAGGCCGGCTACCGCTCCAACGGCATCGAGCGCCGCGTCGTCGCCGCCGTCGACTCCGACGGCGACGTCGTCGGCATCACCGAGCTCGACCTCCAGTCCCTGCGCCCCGACCTCGCCGCCCAGCGCGACACCGCCGTGCTCGCCGCCCATCGTGGGCACGGCCTCGGGCAGGCCATGAAGGCCGCCATGCTGCGATGGATCACCGCCGACCGACCCGACCTCCGGCGGGTGTGGACCTCGACGGCGACCGCCAACCAGTACATGGCCGACGTCAACCACCGCCTCGGTTTCGCGACGGTGCGCAGGTACAGCGTGGTAAACCGAGAACTCGACGGTTTGTGA